The DNA segment GCTTTGATCTTAAAGCCATGATGTGCCAGCAATTCCCTAGCGGCTATCACATTGTTATCGGAAACGCTGAGCCGGTTAGGCTTGGCTTGTCCGGGGAACTGGTCCCCTCCGCCGAACACTTTTACTTCGTAATCCTTTGGCGAAGTTTTGGACTTCCGCAACTCATGCATAAACATCAATACCGCTTCATCTGCGTAACGCCCGTCCAACTCGTTGGACCGTTGCTGGCGCCGGCTTCCCGGCAACATAAAATGGCACATGCCGCCGATATGCAATGCGGGGTGCCACAATGTGATTGCAACGCAAGAACCCAAAACCGTGCGAATTCTGGTCTCCCTGTCGCCGAAATACAGCTCCCCCGGTTGTAAAAAAATCTCCAGAAAAAATTCCGGCTTGCTCATGCCTCTCCTAAAATCAAGCTTCTACCGGCTTGCGGTAGATGGATGGCGTCACTATCTGCAAATCGGTTTTCATCCCGTTCAACGATTCGGAGTGGCTGACGTAAAAGTAACCACCCGGCAACAAATATTTGGTAATTCGCTCAAGCAAACGTTGTTTGGTTTCCATATCGAAGTAAATCATGACATTACGTAGAAAAATCACGTCGAACATCTCCATCTTGGGCAAGTTTCCAATCAAATTGGCATAGATAAATTTGACATGCTTGCGCAAAGCCGGATCGATCAAAAAATATCCGTCGAACTCGCCGGTACCTTTCAAACAATATTTTTTAAGCAACGATGGCGGAATCTTTTCCGAGCCGTGAGTTGGATACAATCCCCGCCTGGCCTTCTCCAAAATCCGGTTGGAAATGTCGGTCCCGACGATTTCCCATGGCCCTAGCCGGGCATGATCGGCCAACAACATCGCCAAGGTGTAAGCTTCCTCACCGCTCGAGCTGGCCGCACTCCAGACTCTGAACGTCCTGCTAGGCGAATGATTCGGCAGAATATGCTGAGTCAAATATTCGAAATGTTTGGGCTCACGAAAAAAATATGTTTCGTTCGTGGTCAACAAATCGATCGCC comes from the Methylomonas sp. EFPC3 genome and includes:
- a CDS encoding protein-glutamate O-methyltransferase CheR; this encodes MAAISHQSGSAPVLQQHEFVWIKDFLYKRAGIVLNDNKQAMVVGRLEKRLRHHGLTSYTEYFRLFGRPGFENETTMAIDLLTTNETYFFREPKHFEYLTQHILPNHSPSRTFRVWSAASSSGEEAYTLAMLLADHARLGPWEIVGTDISNRILEKARRGLYPTHGSEKIPPSLLKKYCLKGTGEFDGYFLIDPALRKHVKFIYANLIGNLPKMEMFDVIFLRNVMIYFDMETKQRLLERITKYLLPGGYFYVSHSESLNGMKTDLQIVTPSIYRKPVEA
- a CDS encoding chemotaxis protein CheD yields the protein MSKPEFFLEIFLQPGELYFGDRETRIRTVLGSCVAITLWHPALHIGGMCHFMLPGSRRQQRSNELDGRYADEAVLMFMHELRKSKTSPKDYEVKVFGGGDQFPGQAKPNRLSVSDNNVIAARELLAHHGFKIKAEHLGGTGHRNVIFDLWSGHVWMKHVSKGA